The nucleotide sequence CATTTATTAAAAATTTCATTCAAATGGAATTCTAAAAAGGATTGTCGGGGTAAAAACTTGTCTGGAAGATAAAGAGACCTACCCTCTAATTTGCCGAACTGCTCCTGGTAATAAGCCTCCTTCGAGTATTTTTTCAATTTGTTAGCGATTATTATTCGATAATCCGTATCGATTCCTATATACCCTTTGTCAAAAGCAGCATCATAAAGTGCTGACAAACAAATACCATTTTCAGGGTTGATTCTCTCTTGTTTATTTTTTGACCAAGGGACAATGTGGCTGGCTCGAAGCATATCAGGCAAATTGATCCCACTTACAGCGCAGCGAGTGTTGTACATTCCTAACACCACTGATCGAAAAAAGCTTTGATTAACCCGCATCTTCACCAGTTGTAAACGGGTTTCTCCAGTTTTTGACGCCAATCTATCTTCGTTGATTTTAAACTTCTGTTCAATAGGAATATCCTGCTTTTTTGCCAAAAGCAATTCACTCTCATAAACCAGATCATTCCAATTGCCATTGAATTCGTTCCAGATTTTCTCGTCAAGCTTACTGGCGTTTGAAAGACCTTTGACACCTCTTGCTTTGTGATAGGGATCGAAACTTGCCAGATTTTGCATCTTACGACCAACCGCGCCAGGGGATCTGCCAAGGATTTTTGCTAATTCATGCAATTTTGGATTGCGGCCGTGAATCGTGCCATAAGGAATTTTACAGTACAAATTAAAGGCTAATATGGTCTGCTCACGCGTCCAAAGATCTTGCGCCATTTACAAAAGGAAATGAATTCAGGCTAAAAATTAATTTCAAGTGGCATTCGTACATTACGGTTGTGTAAGAAGCGCACCTGGATACTGATAAAAAAGCTGGGAAAGCCTTTTCCTACTAACTCTCTACCTTTTTCAATACGGATTAGCCTTAGAGAAACTAGAATTTCCTCCGTCCCACCGTGCTGCTCAGCACCGTCGTCTTACCCGATTGGTAATAGTCGCACATCGTCCGCAACACGCACTCGGAGCATTTGGGATCGTACCAGGTGCAAACGCGCTGCCCGTGCCAGTAGAAATGCTTGTGGAAATTGAAGAGTACCGTGGCATCTCGGGGTAAGTACCTGAGCAACAGGTCATGTGCTTTGGCGGCGCTCACCTTTGGGCCGATGAGCCCCAAGCGCTGGGTGACGCGGTGTACGTGCGTGTCGACGGGAAGTAAGGGCTTTTTGAAGTTGAAGAGCAGCAAAAGCGTCGCCGTCTTGGGGCCGACGCCTGGCAGGTCGGTCAGCCATTTCATGGCCGCCTCCGTGGAAAGTTCGTGCAAAAAATCAATTGTGGCAGTACCCTTTTCCTGAAAAAGACGGATGAGTACCTGCTGAATGTAGGGAGCTTTGATCTCAGGATAAGTAGCCGTGCCGATGGCGTCGATAAGATCGGGCAGCGGGGCATCGCGGACAGCCTCCCAGGTCGGAAAGCGTTCACGCATGGTGCGGTAGGCTGTCACTTCGTTGGCATGGGTGGTGCGGTGCGACAGGATGGTACCGATCAGCTCATGCATGGGATCGGCACGGCCGTATATTTCCTGTACTCCGTAGTGTGCATTCAGCCGTTCGTGGGCCTGCATTGTTTTGGCGGCTAAGTCGGGCAGTGAGGTCATACGTACTGGGCTGGGAATGGGGCTGGCTAAACAGATAAATTGCATAAAAACCTGTTCCAGCCAGACATAGTACCCCAGTCGGGGCCGACACAGCAAGCGTCACAAGAAAGTATTTCAACACGCTTAGCTTTACTCGATAAGACAGGCTGAAAACCAATCAAAATAGCGGCAGAATCACTTTGAAGTCGCTGCCGACGCCG is from Salmonirosea aquatica and encodes:
- a CDS encoding HNH endonuclease, coding for MAQDLWTREQTILAFNLYCKIPYGTIHGRNPKLHELAKILGRSPGAVGRKMQNLASFDPYHKARGVKGLSNASKLDEKIWNEFNGNWNDLVYESELLLAKKQDIPIEQKFKINEDRLASKTGETRLQLVKMRVNQSFFRSVVLGMYNTRCAVSGINLPDMLRASHIVPWSKNKQERINPENGICLSALYDAAFDKGYIGIDTDYRIIIANKLKKYSKEAYYQEQFGKLEGRSLYLPDKFLPRQSFLEFHLNEIFNK
- a CDS encoding endonuclease III domain-containing protein — protein: MTSLPDLAAKTMQAHERLNAHYGVQEIYGRADPMHELIGTILSHRTTHANEVTAYRTMRERFPTWEAVRDAPLPDLIDAIGTATYPEIKAPYIQQVLIRLFQEKGTATIDFLHELSTEAAMKWLTDLPGVGPKTATLLLLFNFKKPLLPVDTHVHRVTQRLGLIGPKVSAAKAHDLLLRYLPRDATVLFNFHKHFYWHGQRVCTWYDPKCSECVLRTMCDYYQSGKTTVLSSTVGRRKF